One window of the Trifolium pratense cultivar HEN17-A07 linkage group LG2, ARS_RC_1.1, whole genome shotgun sequence genome contains the following:
- the LOC123911318 gene encoding putative pentatricopeptide repeat-containing protein At1g12700, mitochondrial, protein MSFSVLSHGAAAAITLSPSNNFNCRRFYSQAHSNSQIHQNLVVNVDSSFNRMLNINPTPPIVKFNKMLTSLVKNKQFDTAISLSHQMELKGIQPNFVTLNILLNCFCHISQLNFAFSVLAKILKLGYQPDTITMTTLMKGMCLSGQVIKALDFHDDVISKGFQLNQVSYGILIDGLCKKGETTAALQLLRRIEELMVKPNVVMYSIVINSLCQDKLVSDALHLYSEMIVKNIYPDVVTYTNLIYGLCIVCQFKEAVGLLNEMLLKNISPNVVTFNILIDGLSKEGELRKAKNVLAIMIKQGVKPDVVTYNSLMEGYFLVKEVNKATYVFNTFAQTEVKPDVVNYNVMINGLYKNKMVDEAMDLFKEMHLKNIAPNTRTYNSLIDGLCKSGRIPDAWDLVDEMHDRGLHANVITYNSILDALCKSHQIDKTIELFVKINEQGIQLDMYTYTILVDALCKNGRLKDALEIYQDILIKGYHFNVTMYNVMIDGLCKEGLLDEALSLMSKMEDYGCTPNGITYTTLIHALSKNGKNEKAVKLHREMIARGLL, encoded by the coding sequence ATGTCATTTTCAGTGTTAAGTCACGGTGCTGCTGCTGCTATCACTCTTTCTCCTTCCAACAATTTCAATTGTCGCCGATTTTACTCTCAAGCTCATTCCAATTcccaaatacatcaaaatctTGTTGTTAATGTTGATTCTTCATTCAATCGAATGCTCAATATCAACCCTACCCCACCCATCGTCAAATTCAATAAGATGTTAACTTCCCTTGTTAAAAACAAACAGTTTGACACTGCTATTTCCCTCTCTCATCAAATGGAACTCAAAGGAATTCAACCTAACTTTGTTACTTTGAACATCTTGCTCAATTGTTTCTGCCACATTAGTCAACTTAATTTTGCATTTTCTGTATTAGCAAAAATTCTCAAGCTAGGTTATCAGCCTGATACCATAACAATGACTACACTTATGAAAGGCATGTGTCTTAGTGGTCAGGTTATTAAAGCTTTGGATTTTCATGACGATGTTATATCAAAGGGATTTCAGCTTAATCAAGTTAGTTATGGAATCTTGATTGATGGCTTATGTAAAAAAGGAGAAACAACAGCTGCCCTGCAGTTGCTTAGAAGGATTGAAGAGTTAATGGTTAAACCAAACGTGGTAATGTACAGTATAGTCATTAATAGTCTTTGCCAGGATAAACTTGTGAGTGATGCTTTGCATTTATATTCTGAAATGATTGTCAAGAATATTTATCCTGATGTTGTCACTTACACTAATTTAATATATGGCCTTTGCATTGTGTGTCAATTCAAAGAAGCTGTTGGTTTGTTAAATGAAATGTTGTTGAAAAACATCAGCCCGAATGTTgttacttttaatatattgattgATGGTTTATCTAAGGAAGGAGAGTTGAGAAAAGCTAAAAATGTCTTGGCTATTATGATAAAACAAGGTGTGAAACcagatgttgttacttataATTCTTTAATGGAGGGGTATTTTTTGGTTAAAGAAGTGAACAAGGCCACATATGTATTCAATACATTTGCTCAAACGGAAGTGAAACCAGATGTTGTTAACTACAATGtcatgattaatggtttataCAAGAATAAAATGGTGGATGAAGCCATGGATCTCTTCAAAGAAATGCATTTAAAAAACATAGCTCCTAATACTAGAACATACAATTCACTTATTGATGGGCTTTGCAAATCGGGGAGAATCCCTGATGCTTGGGATCTTGTTGATGAGATGCATGATAGAGGCCTACATGCTAATGTCATCACTTACAATTCTATATTGGATGCTTTGTGCAAAAGCCATCAGATTGACAAAACAATTGAATTATTTGTGAAGATCAATGAACAAGGAATTCAGCTAGATATGTATACTTACACTATACTTGTCGATGCACTATGCAAAAATGGAAGACTGAAGGATGCACTAGAGATTTATCAGGATATTTTGATTAAAGGCTACCATTTTAATGTGACGATGTATAATGTTATGATTGATGGGCTTTGTAAAGAGGGCTTGCTTGATGAAGCATTGTCCTTAATGTCAAAAATGGAAGATTACGGTTGCACCCCTAACGGCATAACTTACACAACTCTTATTCATGCTTTGTCAAAAAATGGCAAGAATGAGAAGGCGGTGAAACTTCATCGTGAAATGATTGCTAGAGGTCTTTTGTAA